Proteins encoded by one window of Camelus bactrianus isolate YW-2024 breed Bactrian camel chromosome 9, ASM4877302v1, whole genome shotgun sequence:
- the PLA2G15 gene encoding lysosomal phospholipase A and acyltransferase isoform X2 has product MGLRLCPYRAALLPSGLLFLLMLADPALPAGRPPPVVLVPGDLGNQLEAKLDKPTVVHYLCSKRTDSYFTLWLNLELLLPVIIDCWIDNIRTSRATQFPDGVDVRVPGFGKTFSLEFLDPSKSSVGSYFYTMVESLVGWGYTRGEDVRGAPYDWRRAPNENGPYFLALREMIEEMHQLYGGPVVLVAHSMGNMYTLYFLQRQPQAWKDKYIRAFVALGAPWGGVAKTLRVLASGDNNRIPVIGRLKIREQQRSAVSTSWLLPYNSTWSSEKVFVRTPTANYTLQDYHRFFQDISFEDGWLMRQDTEGLVEAMVPPGVRLHCLYGTGVPTPDSFYYESFPDRDPKICFGDGDGTVNLQSALQCQAWHSRQEHEVSFQALPGSEHIAMLANATTLAYLKRVLFEP; this is encoded by the exons ATGGGCCTCCGCCTCTGCCCCTACCGCGCCGCACTGCTCCCGAGTGGCCTCCTGTTCCTCCTGATGCTCGCAGACCCGGCGCTCCCGGCCGGACGTCCCCCACCGGTGGTACTGG TGCCCGGTGATTTGGGCAACCAGCTGGAGGCAAAGCTGGACAAGCCAACAGTTGTGCATTACCTCTGCTCCAAGAGGACGGACAGCTACTTCACACTCTGGCTGAACCTCGAACTGCTGCTTCCTGTCATCATTGACTGCTGGATTGACAACATCAG GACTTCCCGTGCCACCCAGTTTCCTGATGGTGTGGATGTGCGTGTCCCTGGCTTCGGGAAGACCTTCTCACTGGAGTTCCTGGACCCCAGCAAAAGCAGCGTGG GTTCCTATTTCTACACCATGGTGGAGAGCCTTGTGGGCTGGGGCTACACACGAGGTGAGGATGTCCGGGGGGCCCCCTACGACTGGCGCCGAGCTCCAA ATGAAAACGGGCCCTACTTCCTGGCCCTCCGCGAGATGATCGAGGAGATGCACCAGCTGTATGGGGGCCCCGTGGTGCTGGTTGCCCACAGTATGGGCAACATGTACACGCTCTACTTTCTGCAGCGGCAGCCGCAGGCCTGGAAGGACAAGTATATCCGTGCCTTTGTGGCACTGGGTGCGCCCTGGGGGGGCGTGGCCAAGACCCTGCGCGTCCTGGCCTCAG GAGACAATAACCGGATCCCAGTCATTGGGCGCCTGAAGATCCGGGAGCAGCAGCGGTCTGCCGTCTCCACCAGCTGGCTGCTGCCCTACAACTCTACCTGGTCATCTGAAAAGGTCTTCGTGCGCACACCCACAGCCAACTATACGCTGCAGGACTATCACAGGTTCTTCCAGGACATCAGCTTCGAAGACGGCTGGCTCATGCGACAGGACACAGAGGGGCTGGTTGAAGCCATGGTGCCGCCTGGCGTGCGGCTGCACTGCCTCTATGGCACTGGTGTCCCCACGCCAGACTCCTTCTACTATGAGAGCTTCCCGGACCGTGACCCTAAAATCTGCTTTGGTGATGGTGATGGCACTGTGAACTTGCAGAGTGCCCTCCAGTGCCAGGCCTGGCACAGTCGCCAGGAGCACGAAGTGTCATTTCAGGCACTGCCAGGCAGTGAGCACATCGCAATGCTGGCCAACGCCACTACCCTGGCCTATCTGAAACGCGTGCTCTTTGAGCCCTGA
- the ESRP2 gene encoding epithelial splicing regulatory protein 2 isoform X2 yields MTPPPPQPPPPGPIPTADSAADPRPGPGPLVILFGATAGALGPDLGSDETDLILLVWQVVEPRSRQVGTLHKSLVRAEVVALSPQCREASGLSADSLAQAEPLDKVLQQFSQLVSGDVALLGGGPYTLCTDGQQLLRQVLHPEASRKNLVLPDTFFSFYDLRREFHVQYPSARPARDLTVATMAQDLGLETDATEDDFGVWEVKTMVAVILYLLEGPSGQLFSKPEVVKQKYETGPCKADMVDSETVVRARGLPWQSSDQDVARFFKGLNIARGGVALCLNAQGRRNGEALIRFVDSEQRDLALQRHKHHMGVRYIEVYKATGEEFVKIAGGTSLEVARFLSREDQVILRLRGLPFSAGPADVLSFLGPECPVTGGADGLLFVRHPDGRPTGDAFALFACEELAQAALRRHKGMLGKRYIELFRSTAAEVQQVLNRYASSPLLPTLTAPLLPIPFPLAPGTGRDCVRLRGLPYTATIEDILSFLGEAAADIRPHGVHMVLNQQGRPSGDAFIQMTSAERALAAAQRCHKKAMKERYVEVVPCSTEEMSRVLMGGTLGRSGMSPPPCKLPCLSPPVYATFQATPTLIPTETAALYPSSALLPAARVPAAPTPVAYYPGPATQLYMNYTAYYPSPPVSPTTVGYLTTPSAALASAPTSVLSQPGALVRMQSVPYTAGMKDLLSVFQAYQLAPDDYTSLMPVVDPPRTVLQAPKEWVCL; encoded by the exons ATGACTCCGCCGCCACCCCAGCCACCGCCCCCAGGTCCGATCCCCACCGCAGACTCCGCTGCTGACCCCCGTCCCGGTCCTGGACCACTGGTCATACTGTTCGGGGCCACGGCCGGAGCGCTGGGGCCGGACCTGGGCTCCGACGAAACTGACTTAATCCTCCTAGTCTGGCAAGTTGTGGAGCCGCGGAGCCGCCAG GTGGGGACATTGCATAAGTCACTGGTTCGCGCTGAGGTGGTCGCACTGAGCCCGCAGTGCCGCGAGGCGAGCGGCCTGAGTGCCGACAGTCTGGCGCAGGCCGAGCCGCTGGACAAGGTGCTGCAGCAG TTCTCACAGCTGGTGAGCGGGGATGTGGCTCTGCTGGGCGGGGGCCCCTACACGCTCTGTACTGATGGGCAGCAGCTGCTTCGACAGGTCCTGCATCCTGAAGCCTCCAGGAAG AACTTGGTGCTCCCCGACACCTTCTTCTCCTTCTACGACCTTCGCAGAGAGTTCCATGTGCAGTACCCGAGCGCCCGCCCTGCCAGGGACCTCACCGTGGCTACCATGGCACAGG ACTTGGGACTGGAAACAGATGCCACAGAGGATGATTTTGGGGTCTGGGAAGTGAAGACAATGGTAGCTGTCATCCTCTACCTGCTCGAAGGGCCCAGTG GTCAATTGTTTTCGAAGCCCGAAGTGGTAAAGCAGAAATATGAGACAGGGCCTTG CAAGGCTGACATGGTGGACAGTGAGACTGTGGTTCGGGCCCGAGGGCTGCCCTGGCAGTCATCAGACCAGGACGTGGCTAGATTCTTCAAAGGGCTCAACATCGCCAG GGGCGGTGTAGCACTGTGCCTGAACGCCCAGGGCCGCAGAAATGGTGAGGCCCTCATCCGCTTTGTGGACAGCGAGCAGAGGGACCTAGCACTGCAGAGACACAAGCACCACATGGGTGTCCGCTATATCGAG GTGTATAAAGCAACAGGAGAGGAGTTTGTAAAGATCGCAGGGG GCACATCACTAGAGGTGGCTCGTTTCCTGTCACGGGAAGACCAAGTGATCCTGCGGCTGCGGGGACTGCCTTTCTCGGCTGGGCCAGCAGATGTGCTAAGCTTCCTGGGGCCAGAGTGTCCAGTGACTGGGGGTGCTGATGGGCTGCTCTTTGTGCGCCACCCTGACGGCCGGCCCACTGGTGATGCCTTTGCCCTCTTTGCCTGTGAGGAGCTGGCACAGGCTGCACTACGCAGGCATAAGGGCATGCTGGGTAAGCGATACATTGAACTCTTTCGGAGCACTGCAGCCGAGGTGCAGCAG GTCCTGAACCGCTATGCATCCAGCCCACTCCTTCCCACACTGACTGCTCCGCTGCTGCCCATTCCCTTCCCATTGGCCCCTGGAACTGGGAGAGATTGTGTACGCCTCCGAGGCCTGCCCTACACAGCCACCATCGAAGACATCCTGAGCTTTCTGGGGGAGGCAGCGGCTGACATTCGGCCCCATGGTGTGCACATGGTACTCAACCAGCAG GGCCGGCCATCAGGTGATGCCTTCATCCAGATGACATCAGCAGAACGGGCCCTAGCTGCTGCTCAGCGTTGCCATAAGAAAGCAATGAAGGAACGTTATGTGGAGGTGGTCCCCTGCTCCACAGAGGAGATGAGCCGAGTGCTGATGGGTGGCACCTTGGGCCGCAGTGGCATGTCCCCTCCACCCTGCAAGCTGCCCT GCCTCTCACCGCCTGTCTACGCCACCTTCCAGGCCACCCCAACACTCATTCCCACTGAGACGGCAGCTCTGTATCCCTCTTCAGCACTGCTCCCGGCTGCTAGGGTGcccgctgcccccacccctgtTGCCTACTACCCAGGGCCAGCCACTCAACTCTACATGAATTACACAGCTTACTACCCCAG ccccccagtCTCTCCCACCACTGTGGGCTACCTCACCACACCCTCTGCTGCCTTGGCCTCTGCTCCCACCTCAGTGTTGTCTCAGCCAGGAGCCCTGGTCCGTATGCAGAGTGTCCCGTACACAGCTGGTATGAAGGATCTGCTCAGCGTCTTCCAGGCCTACCAG CTAGCCCCTGATGACTACACCAGTCTGATGCCGGTTGTTGACCCACCTCGCACTGTGCTACAGGCCCCCAAAGAATGGGTGTGTTTGTAG
- the PLA2G15 gene encoding lysosomal phospholipase A and acyltransferase isoform X1, giving the protein MGLRLCPYRAALLPSGLLFLLMLADPALPAGRPPPVVLVPGDLGNQLEAKLDKPTVVHYLCSKRTDSYFTLWLNLELLLPVIIDCWIDNIRLIYNRTSRATQFPDGVDVRVPGFGKTFSLEFLDPSKSSVGSYFYTMVESLVGWGYTRGEDVRGAPYDWRRAPNENGPYFLALREMIEEMHQLYGGPVVLVAHSMGNMYTLYFLQRQPQAWKDKYIRAFVALGAPWGGVAKTLRVLASGDNNRIPVIGRLKIREQQRSAVSTSWLLPYNSTWSSEKVFVRTPTANYTLQDYHRFFQDISFEDGWLMRQDTEGLVEAMVPPGVRLHCLYGTGVPTPDSFYYESFPDRDPKICFGDGDGTVNLQSALQCQAWHSRQEHEVSFQALPGSEHIAMLANATTLAYLKRVLFEP; this is encoded by the exons ATGGGCCTCCGCCTCTGCCCCTACCGCGCCGCACTGCTCCCGAGTGGCCTCCTGTTCCTCCTGATGCTCGCAGACCCGGCGCTCCCGGCCGGACGTCCCCCACCGGTGGTACTGG TGCCCGGTGATTTGGGCAACCAGCTGGAGGCAAAGCTGGACAAGCCAACAGTTGTGCATTACCTCTGCTCCAAGAGGACGGACAGCTACTTCACACTCTGGCTGAACCTCGAACTGCTGCTTCCTGTCATCATTGACTGCTGGATTGACAACATCAG GCTGATTTACAACAGGACTTCCCGTGCCACCCAGTTTCCTGATGGTGTGGATGTGCGTGTCCCTGGCTTCGGGAAGACCTTCTCACTGGAGTTCCTGGACCCCAGCAAAAGCAGCGTGG GTTCCTATTTCTACACCATGGTGGAGAGCCTTGTGGGCTGGGGCTACACACGAGGTGAGGATGTCCGGGGGGCCCCCTACGACTGGCGCCGAGCTCCAA ATGAAAACGGGCCCTACTTCCTGGCCCTCCGCGAGATGATCGAGGAGATGCACCAGCTGTATGGGGGCCCCGTGGTGCTGGTTGCCCACAGTATGGGCAACATGTACACGCTCTACTTTCTGCAGCGGCAGCCGCAGGCCTGGAAGGACAAGTATATCCGTGCCTTTGTGGCACTGGGTGCGCCCTGGGGGGGCGTGGCCAAGACCCTGCGCGTCCTGGCCTCAG GAGACAATAACCGGATCCCAGTCATTGGGCGCCTGAAGATCCGGGAGCAGCAGCGGTCTGCCGTCTCCACCAGCTGGCTGCTGCCCTACAACTCTACCTGGTCATCTGAAAAGGTCTTCGTGCGCACACCCACAGCCAACTATACGCTGCAGGACTATCACAGGTTCTTCCAGGACATCAGCTTCGAAGACGGCTGGCTCATGCGACAGGACACAGAGGGGCTGGTTGAAGCCATGGTGCCGCCTGGCGTGCGGCTGCACTGCCTCTATGGCACTGGTGTCCCCACGCCAGACTCCTTCTACTATGAGAGCTTCCCGGACCGTGACCCTAAAATCTGCTTTGGTGATGGTGATGGCACTGTGAACTTGCAGAGTGCCCTCCAGTGCCAGGCCTGGCACAGTCGCCAGGAGCACGAAGTGTCATTTCAGGCACTGCCAGGCAGTGAGCACATCGCAATGCTGGCCAACGCCACTACCCTGGCCTATCTGAAACGCGTGCTCTTTGAGCCCTGA
- the ESRP2 gene encoding epithelial splicing regulatory protein 2 isoform X1 gives MTPPPPQPPPPGPIPTADSAADPRPGPGPLVILFGATAGALGPDLGSDETDLILLVWQVVEPRSRQVGTLHKSLVRAEVVALSPQCREASGLSADSLAQAEPLDKVLQQFSQLVSGDVALLGGGPYTLCTDGQQLLRQVLHPEASRKNLVLPDTFFSFYDLRREFHVQYPSARPARDLTVATMAQDLGLETDATEDDFGVWEVKTMVAVILYLLEGPSGQLFSKPEVVKQKYETGPCSKADMVDSETVVRARGLPWQSSDQDVARFFKGLNIARGGVALCLNAQGRRNGEALIRFVDSEQRDLALQRHKHHMGVRYIEVYKATGEEFVKIAGGTSLEVARFLSREDQVILRLRGLPFSAGPADVLSFLGPECPVTGGADGLLFVRHPDGRPTGDAFALFACEELAQAALRRHKGMLGKRYIELFRSTAAEVQQVLNRYASSPLLPTLTAPLLPIPFPLAPGTGRDCVRLRGLPYTATIEDILSFLGEAAADIRPHGVHMVLNQQGRPSGDAFIQMTSAERALAAAQRCHKKAMKERYVEVVPCSTEEMSRVLMGGTLGRSGMSPPPCKLPCLSPPVYATFQATPTLIPTETAALYPSSALLPAARVPAAPTPVAYYPGPATQLYMNYTAYYPSPPVSPTTVGYLTTPSAALASAPTSVLSQPGALVRMQSVPYTAGMKDLLSVFQAYQLAPDDYTSLMPVVDPPRTVLQAPKEWVCL, from the exons ATGACTCCGCCGCCACCCCAGCCACCGCCCCCAGGTCCGATCCCCACCGCAGACTCCGCTGCTGACCCCCGTCCCGGTCCTGGACCACTGGTCATACTGTTCGGGGCCACGGCCGGAGCGCTGGGGCCGGACCTGGGCTCCGACGAAACTGACTTAATCCTCCTAGTCTGGCAAGTTGTGGAGCCGCGGAGCCGCCAG GTGGGGACATTGCATAAGTCACTGGTTCGCGCTGAGGTGGTCGCACTGAGCCCGCAGTGCCGCGAGGCGAGCGGCCTGAGTGCCGACAGTCTGGCGCAGGCCGAGCCGCTGGACAAGGTGCTGCAGCAG TTCTCACAGCTGGTGAGCGGGGATGTGGCTCTGCTGGGCGGGGGCCCCTACACGCTCTGTACTGATGGGCAGCAGCTGCTTCGACAGGTCCTGCATCCTGAAGCCTCCAGGAAG AACTTGGTGCTCCCCGACACCTTCTTCTCCTTCTACGACCTTCGCAGAGAGTTCCATGTGCAGTACCCGAGCGCCCGCCCTGCCAGGGACCTCACCGTGGCTACCATGGCACAGG ACTTGGGACTGGAAACAGATGCCACAGAGGATGATTTTGGGGTCTGGGAAGTGAAGACAATGGTAGCTGTCATCCTCTACCTGCTCGAAGGGCCCAGTG GTCAATTGTTTTCGAAGCCCGAAGTGGTAAAGCAGAAATATGAGACAGGGCCTTG TAGCAAGGCTGACATGGTGGACAGTGAGACTGTGGTTCGGGCCCGAGGGCTGCCCTGGCAGTCATCAGACCAGGACGTGGCTAGATTCTTCAAAGGGCTCAACATCGCCAG GGGCGGTGTAGCACTGTGCCTGAACGCCCAGGGCCGCAGAAATGGTGAGGCCCTCATCCGCTTTGTGGACAGCGAGCAGAGGGACCTAGCACTGCAGAGACACAAGCACCACATGGGTGTCCGCTATATCGAG GTGTATAAAGCAACAGGAGAGGAGTTTGTAAAGATCGCAGGGG GCACATCACTAGAGGTGGCTCGTTTCCTGTCACGGGAAGACCAAGTGATCCTGCGGCTGCGGGGACTGCCTTTCTCGGCTGGGCCAGCAGATGTGCTAAGCTTCCTGGGGCCAGAGTGTCCAGTGACTGGGGGTGCTGATGGGCTGCTCTTTGTGCGCCACCCTGACGGCCGGCCCACTGGTGATGCCTTTGCCCTCTTTGCCTGTGAGGAGCTGGCACAGGCTGCACTACGCAGGCATAAGGGCATGCTGGGTAAGCGATACATTGAACTCTTTCGGAGCACTGCAGCCGAGGTGCAGCAG GTCCTGAACCGCTATGCATCCAGCCCACTCCTTCCCACACTGACTGCTCCGCTGCTGCCCATTCCCTTCCCATTGGCCCCTGGAACTGGGAGAGATTGTGTACGCCTCCGAGGCCTGCCCTACACAGCCACCATCGAAGACATCCTGAGCTTTCTGGGGGAGGCAGCGGCTGACATTCGGCCCCATGGTGTGCACATGGTACTCAACCAGCAG GGCCGGCCATCAGGTGATGCCTTCATCCAGATGACATCAGCAGAACGGGCCCTAGCTGCTGCTCAGCGTTGCCATAAGAAAGCAATGAAGGAACGTTATGTGGAGGTGGTCCCCTGCTCCACAGAGGAGATGAGCCGAGTGCTGATGGGTGGCACCTTGGGCCGCAGTGGCATGTCCCCTCCACCCTGCAAGCTGCCCT GCCTCTCACCGCCTGTCTACGCCACCTTCCAGGCCACCCCAACACTCATTCCCACTGAGACGGCAGCTCTGTATCCCTCTTCAGCACTGCTCCCGGCTGCTAGGGTGcccgctgcccccacccctgtTGCCTACTACCCAGGGCCAGCCACTCAACTCTACATGAATTACACAGCTTACTACCCCAG ccccccagtCTCTCCCACCACTGTGGGCTACCTCACCACACCCTCTGCTGCCTTGGCCTCTGCTCCCACCTCAGTGTTGTCTCAGCCAGGAGCCCTGGTCCGTATGCAGAGTGTCCCGTACACAGCTGGTATGAAGGATCTGCTCAGCGTCTTCCAGGCCTACCAG CTAGCCCCTGATGACTACACCAGTCTGATGCCGGTTGTTGACCCACCTCGCACTGTGCTACAGGCCCCCAAAGAATGGGTGTGTTTGTAG
- the PLA2G15 gene encoding lysosomal phospholipase A and acyltransferase isoform X3, whose product MGLRLCPYRAALLPSGLLFLLMLADPALPAGRPPPVVLVPGDLGNQLEAKLDKPTVVHYLCSKRTDSYFTLWLNLELLLPVIIDCWIDNIRLIYNRTSRATQFPDGVDVRVPGFGKTFSLEFLDPSKSSVGSYFYTMVESLVGWGYTRGEDVRGAPYDWRRAPTAAAGLEGQVYPCLCGTGCALGGRGQDPARPGLRRQ is encoded by the exons ATGGGCCTCCGCCTCTGCCCCTACCGCGCCGCACTGCTCCCGAGTGGCCTCCTGTTCCTCCTGATGCTCGCAGACCCGGCGCTCCCGGCCGGACGTCCCCCACCGGTGGTACTGG TGCCCGGTGATTTGGGCAACCAGCTGGAGGCAAAGCTGGACAAGCCAACAGTTGTGCATTACCTCTGCTCCAAGAGGACGGACAGCTACTTCACACTCTGGCTGAACCTCGAACTGCTGCTTCCTGTCATCATTGACTGCTGGATTGACAACATCAG GCTGATTTACAACAGGACTTCCCGTGCCACCCAGTTTCCTGATGGTGTGGATGTGCGTGTCCCTGGCTTCGGGAAGACCTTCTCACTGGAGTTCCTGGACCCCAGCAAAAGCAGCGTGG GTTCCTATTTCTACACCATGGTGGAGAGCCTTGTGGGCTGGGGCTACACACGAGGTGAGGATGTCCGGGGGGCCCCCTACGACTGGCGCCGAGCTCCAA CGGCAGCCGCAGGCCTGGAAGGACAAGTATATCCGTGCCTTTGTGGCACTGGGTGCGCCCTGGGGGGGCGTGGCCAAGACCCTGCGCGTCCTGGCCTCAG GAGACAATAA
- the ESRP2 gene encoding epithelial splicing regulatory protein 2 isoform X3 — MWLCWAGAPTRSVLMGSSCFDRSCILKPPGREFHVQYPSARPARDLTVATMAQDLGLETDATEDDFGVWEVKTMVAVILYLLEGPSGQLFSKPEVVKQKYETGPCSKADMVDSETVVRARGLPWQSSDQDVARFFKGLNIARGGVALCLNAQGRRNGEALIRFVDSEQRDLALQRHKHHMGVRYIEVYKATGEEFVKIAGGTSLEVARFLSREDQVILRLRGLPFSAGPADVLSFLGPECPVTGGADGLLFVRHPDGRPTGDAFALFACEELAQAALRRHKGMLGKRYIELFRSTAAEVQQVLNRYASSPLLPTLTAPLLPIPFPLAPGTGRDCVRLRGLPYTATIEDILSFLGEAAADIRPHGVHMVLNQQGRPSGDAFIQMTSAERALAAAQRCHKKAMKERYVEVVPCSTEEMSRVLMGGTLGRSGMSPPPCKLPCLSPPVYATFQATPTLIPTETAALYPSSALLPAARVPAAPTPVAYYPGPATQLYMNYTAYYPSPPVSPTTVGYLTTPSAALASAPTSVLSQPGALVRMQSVPYTAGMKDLLSVFQAYQLAPDDYTSLMPVVDPPRTVLQAPKEWVCL, encoded by the exons ATGTGGCTCTGCTGGGCGGGGGCCCCTACACGCTCTGTACTGATGGGCAGCAGCTGCTTCGACAGGTCCTGCATCCTGAAGCCTCCAGGAAG AGAGTTCCATGTGCAGTACCCGAGCGCCCGCCCTGCCAGGGACCTCACCGTGGCTACCATGGCACAGG ACTTGGGACTGGAAACAGATGCCACAGAGGATGATTTTGGGGTCTGGGAAGTGAAGACAATGGTAGCTGTCATCCTCTACCTGCTCGAAGGGCCCAGTG GTCAATTGTTTTCGAAGCCCGAAGTGGTAAAGCAGAAATATGAGACAGGGCCTTG TAGCAAGGCTGACATGGTGGACAGTGAGACTGTGGTTCGGGCCCGAGGGCTGCCCTGGCAGTCATCAGACCAGGACGTGGCTAGATTCTTCAAAGGGCTCAACATCGCCAG GGGCGGTGTAGCACTGTGCCTGAACGCCCAGGGCCGCAGAAATGGTGAGGCCCTCATCCGCTTTGTGGACAGCGAGCAGAGGGACCTAGCACTGCAGAGACACAAGCACCACATGGGTGTCCGCTATATCGAG GTGTATAAAGCAACAGGAGAGGAGTTTGTAAAGATCGCAGGGG GCACATCACTAGAGGTGGCTCGTTTCCTGTCACGGGAAGACCAAGTGATCCTGCGGCTGCGGGGACTGCCTTTCTCGGCTGGGCCAGCAGATGTGCTAAGCTTCCTGGGGCCAGAGTGTCCAGTGACTGGGGGTGCTGATGGGCTGCTCTTTGTGCGCCACCCTGACGGCCGGCCCACTGGTGATGCCTTTGCCCTCTTTGCCTGTGAGGAGCTGGCACAGGCTGCACTACGCAGGCATAAGGGCATGCTGGGTAAGCGATACATTGAACTCTTTCGGAGCACTGCAGCCGAGGTGCAGCAG GTCCTGAACCGCTATGCATCCAGCCCACTCCTTCCCACACTGACTGCTCCGCTGCTGCCCATTCCCTTCCCATTGGCCCCTGGAACTGGGAGAGATTGTGTACGCCTCCGAGGCCTGCCCTACACAGCCACCATCGAAGACATCCTGAGCTTTCTGGGGGAGGCAGCGGCTGACATTCGGCCCCATGGTGTGCACATGGTACTCAACCAGCAG GGCCGGCCATCAGGTGATGCCTTCATCCAGATGACATCAGCAGAACGGGCCCTAGCTGCTGCTCAGCGTTGCCATAAGAAAGCAATGAAGGAACGTTATGTGGAGGTGGTCCCCTGCTCCACAGAGGAGATGAGCCGAGTGCTGATGGGTGGCACCTTGGGCCGCAGTGGCATGTCCCCTCCACCCTGCAAGCTGCCCT GCCTCTCACCGCCTGTCTACGCCACCTTCCAGGCCACCCCAACACTCATTCCCACTGAGACGGCAGCTCTGTATCCCTCTTCAGCACTGCTCCCGGCTGCTAGGGTGcccgctgcccccacccctgtTGCCTACTACCCAGGGCCAGCCACTCAACTCTACATGAATTACACAGCTTACTACCCCAG ccccccagtCTCTCCCACCACTGTGGGCTACCTCACCACACCCTCTGCTGCCTTGGCCTCTGCTCCCACCTCAGTGTTGTCTCAGCCAGGAGCCCTGGTCCGTATGCAGAGTGTCCCGTACACAGCTGGTATGAAGGATCTGCTCAGCGTCTTCCAGGCCTACCAG CTAGCCCCTGATGACTACACCAGTCTGATGCCGGTTGTTGACCCACCTCGCACTGTGCTACAGGCCCCCAAAGAATGGGTGTGTTTGTAG